AGTAAGCGTGAACTTtatgatttatttcataaatgtctcaaaaaatgtatatatagatataaccTACTCTATTACATGACCACAcccaatatattaaattactttaattttttttaaatttttaattatgggactataatttattttagatttattttaaatctattttttgAAACTATGTTAAAGAATGAGttgaactaatttttttaagaaaaaaagtatatttatcTCTTTAAAGACAAAtaaatttagtcataatatCGTAGTTAaagtgtcacaaatttgtgacgaaatttttttgtctcaaaaattagtcttaataaaattattttttgtagtgtttatTCTATCTGTAAATAAacctaaaaatattatacaaacaaaataatttattttttcgtaATTATACAACTGTTCATTTCTAATTTCTACTTGGGTAGGTCTCCTTTATTTCAATTTGGTTCTTTAATTTCGTTAGGCGATTTAGCTAACTGGGTCACTTGGCAACTATTATTTAACTAACCCGCGTTTGATTCCCCAACtccctttttaaaattttctaatattcTCCATCACAACAGCtggtgaatatttttttttattaattataataatttgtttttctctcccctttatatctttttcttcctcCCGAGTCCCAAACCTCTCTCAATTTTCTgcaatttcatttttctctttttatttatcatcATTCAAACGATTATTGTATCCAATAAATGGTGTAACTGACCAAAAAGATCATTGATTCCAGTTATATATTGATCAAATCTTTCACCACCAAATTGAGTTAAACCGAATGATGttacaaaccaaaccgaataacCATAGATCCAATTAAAGCCCCGACACAAAAACAGGCGGATCTAGTTATGATTATCTGGTTgatttaattgaaaatttgatatTCCTAGACTAACCTTCTTGATTTCAATTAATTGACTCCTTTTGTCAAAATTGAATGGCAAATTTCGTAAATACTAACAACATTTTggacattttatattttgtacttctcttttaatagtattaagATTATCTTACTTTCAAATTAGTTGTGGAATGAATGTGGAATAAGGCTACTTCAcacatattaataaatttttttttttttgttttattcctaattaatatattgatatatactaaaataatagtgataaaattaaaagatctcTCAAAAATGGgtattaaaaacatgaaatgaTAACTAATTTGAAACAAAGTTTAACTATTAAAACGACAATAATTtgaaagtattttgtttttatggttAAGATAGTCATCTTGAATTTTAAACTAAGCTTATTCTAATTCAAAAGACTTTTTcaataactgaaaaaaaaatattaaattaaccACAATCTAAAAATGGTACAATTAAATTAACTTCAAGTAAGAAACAGATCCATCTGAGACTTATTCTCTTGACCAATAACATCAAGAAAGACAGGATCAACGGTAACGAAACTATCCACGTGGACCCTAAAACTATGATCCCACCACATAACCTTAGCCGCTCCTTCAATCGTAAGCTTAGCCTCAagtttcatctctctcttcgcCACGTCAGAAAAGAACTGCCGCGCGTGTTGCGCAAGCTCCATCCCGTTCAGACGCGCCGGTAGCCGGAGTAGCTGACAAGATCTCGCCGGCTGCGAGCCAGCCTTGACCTCTGCCGAGCCAAGAACCGTGCCATCGTAGAGGATCGtcatggtggtggaggagaaatGGATGGGTGCGATGTTAGGGTTAGTGACGTGTACGGTAAGCATTAGCTCTGCATCGAGGATAGGGAGGTTAAATTTCAGTGAGGTGAGGTCTATGGAGATAAGGTGGAACTTTGGATCTTTTGGCTTGGCGCTGAGGAGTGaagctgctgctgttgctgatACTGCTCCGATTAAGGCTGAGCTCCAACTCCATTTTACCTTTTGGTCCCTGGATCCCATCCCAAGATTATACACTCTTTTGCCCTTGTAGtttaaggaagagaagagaacaacTTCGATTTCAATTGTGCCGACCAGAACGATGAAGCTATCGAGATTGAGAAGAGTTTGGAGAAAAATACCGAAATGACCTTGATTGTATAGTTGTTGTCTTAAATGTGACATGGGTGTTTTAGTTTTTCCTACAGCTAGCtgtgttattgtttttgtgGTGGTTCTAAAGTATCATAAATCACGGACCAGGCTTATGCTTTATGAAAACatgtgattttttcttgttcaaattgatttagattattattatgtatCGACCTAATCACGTTAGTGTGAGAATATATGTCTGATCAAATTTTTATCTTTACCAAGAGAAGTGTTCGTTCGCATATAACTTATCATTTCCAAACATGTCAATATCAGAAGAGAATGCATTAGGTAATTTTTTCATCTAATCAAATAGTAGCATCAGaaccctaccaaaaaaaaaaatagtaacatcAGAAACGTAAAAGAGTAGTGACTCGGATATTGACATGGAGTAGTGTGCCTCGGAGTTGTTGGCTCTACCAACTAAAGCTAAGTTTTAGGATTCGAGAAATGGTGACCGCAAGTAACTTATTGACCTTTAGATATCCAGCTAGCCCGATCGAAGAAACTACAAGATTAAAAATCGATAGTTTCTTGATTAATCGAAAAACTTGAAAATAGGCATTAAAGAATCATAAATTATAGACAATTTGATGTTTGATGATAACGTTGATAACATAATCTAACGTTTGATCAGAAAATGTCATGTTGTTACAAAAGCATGAATCCTTCACTACACAATTCTCAATCAATAtcacttaattttttaatagcTAATAAGTTAATTATCCTCCAACCAACGTTTACATAATCAAACTATataatagccaaaaaaaaataggtttgtCTTACCGGCAATTCCATTTACAAATCAATTCAATTACACAAAGTGAACTATATGAAACTTTGAATAATTGTATCAGTGgttcaaaattccaaaatcaatgtGAAGATAGGTATCTaataaacatttcaaaaacaAGATGAGAGTAATATTTGCATAAACATTTCTCTAAGACAAAAAGGAATCAACAAGAACTCTCAACTCGAAGGCGTTGAGGCCTACTTCCTCTAGCCCCGGCATCATCTCCAGCGTCAGCCATTAACGCAGCTCGAGCAGAAACAATCTGGCTCGAAGTAAAAGCAGCGTCGAAGGCCGAGAAATCCATCCACCCCATAAGCAACCCTTCTTTTCCCCAACTATCCGGTATAGGAACTTTTCCGGCAACCTCATCTCTATGCCTCTTCAGCCTCTCACGTCCTGACAACACCGTTGTCTCAGGCAGACATGTCTTTGTAGCCGTCTTGCTTTGTTTCTCGACCAATACATGATCTCTTTGAGAAGATCTTGGAGAGGTTGGTTCCTTGGATTCCTCAGGCAAATGGGTGTTCTTCATTCTTGAACTCTCTTTCCTGCAATAGAGATTTTCGACGTGTGTGttgtgtatataaaaaagaagttttagagatttagaTTCGAATAATAAAgagaagtaaaaataatatacaaggTTGAAAAGGAAGGAGAGAATGTGACAGAGATTTGTGGTGGCCGTGTCTTGTTGTAGGATCACATATAATAGTATTACCATTCTATGGTCTTTGACGTTTCTACGTCTCATGAGTCGTCgtgacatgttttttttttctttttcattttcttaatcgGTTACATAGATCTTAAACATCGAAAACAATAAAATGTCTTTTCTTCAAATTATTAATGGGCATATATAACAGTTTTCCAATTTGTATATGTTACAAATTAACAATACGTTTCATAATTTTTGAATAACTTAtttgaaagatatattttttatttaattaaattgtgTGGTTTTGCTAGATCCTAGATATTTTTTGAGTGTCTCCACATCTCAGATCTTTCGTTATTTCCACTTTGGGAAGAAAACAACGTAGCAGgaagaatcaattttttctctcctttACGTCACAACTCACACGCCATGAAAGGCAcatttcatctttcttttcttcctcatcAGACAAATTTTATCAGTTATGAAGATTCAAAATATTCATACAATAATTTAATAGTAAAACCGATCAATGTAAAAACATCAAccgataaataaaaaaactgaatgATAATGTGTAAATtaactcaaatttatatttacaaaagatattatattcaaaaaaaacgTATGTTATGCGAGTTTGAATACGGATAATGACACAAACACTATCATTCTATCAATCTATGTAGTTAGTTTCACTTAAACACTCTGATTATGCTGCATCATTCGGCTTCTTTCTCTAATGCAAAatcacatttatttttgttctctgtGTGGATTGGCTCCATGTAATCTAATTTAGAGCATCAAAATCAAATGGTTGCATCTTTGCTTCATCTTTCTCCCCTGGTGTCAACTTCATTTGTAAGCCACAAAACAAGATATATTGCAACTTGCAGTAACGTCTGTCCACTCATGTTGTGATCATACTCATAATTTCTTTTTGTCGAGTGAAAGCAAATGTATGAAAactgaccatttttaaaaaaggaaaaattaggTTCATGACGATAATTTGTTCATAATTAACACAATAacctatattaaaaaaatacaggCTGTATAACCAAGAAAATGTTTATGAACTAACCACAAAAATTTTATGAACTAACCACAATAATAtagatgtttttttaatttttttttttttttttgacaacaatagaATCANACCATTGGATTTTCCATCACAGGGAATACCCCTCCGCCGCAGGTTTGCCGAAACCGAAATACATCCTGACaaaacctgccacataaaatgcttaatttttggtggacaaGAGACATCCCAAACAGCAGCCAACAGANTAGAATcaactcaaacgagccaatttggaggaaaagagtttacaaacaaaacatgttgCGGTGACAgtcgcgcttggcgtgccagaGAATCCGCTTTGACATTTGCATTACGTGGAactagagatagagagaaggaagagaactCCGCTTGATCTATCTTGATGTCGTCGAGGTAGGGTGTGAAAGTCGGCCATTcatgaggagaagacaccatcttcaccaaatcagaacagtccGTATAAAAAACCACGTCCCGATAATCATGTCCAATTATGCAACGCATCGCCCAAATGAgagcttctacttcagcatggAGTGGAGACAAACTTCTACGGAAATTGGTTGCTCCCATATCTGACCTCGAATCTTcaatggaagaacaaaaccaaccTGCACCTGCAAGAGCATCTgtcgctttccaagagccatcaacaaaacaccGATATCCTGTAAAAGAGGTAGGAAGAAAAGGGATGGGCCCCCTTTGTCTAGTAGAGGGGACAAGTGGAGAATGGGGTTGATCCTCATCCTCCACCTCCACCTGAGCCTGTAACCAGACATTTGCCTCCCCCTCCGCCAACCGAACTACATCCATTGGATTTTCCATCACACTCTCAAAAACACGAGCATTCcgcgctttccaaatataccacataagccacGGGAACGCGGCTACCTGAGAGGCCGGATTAGAAGAACCTAAAAAATGGTCTACATTAGCATAAATGGACTCCGTCGGGAAGGAGCCAGGACCTACAGGAACCTGGGCTAATGCCCACGCCTGCCGAGCCGGTGGGCAACTGAAAATAGCATGATTAATTGTTTCCTCGTCAGCCCCACACCGTACACACGCGGGGTCACAGGGAATACCCCTCCGCCGCAGGTTCGCCAAAACCGAAATACATCCTGACaaaacctgccacataaaatgcttaatttttggtggacaaGAGACATCCCAAACAGCAGCCAACAGAGGAGTTATCTCTGGGCCCACTCGAGGGACCATCGTAAGCTGTGGAGCAAAACGACGTTCCACTTCATAACCAGATTTAACAGCATACTTTCCTGATTTCGTATAATGCCAACCCATGGAATCGTCTAGACGACGACTTCCTAAAGGAATAGCCCCTATCAGATCAACATCTTCCGGGGCAAAAAACTCCTTAAGTCTATCCATACGCCAAGTATTAGTGTGACAATCAATTAAATGAGAGATTTTAAGAGAAGGATCCTTATGGGGACCCTTGCTGAATgctggtcttggggattgagCCGGTACCCAGGGATCCGTCCATATGGAAATAGACTCCCCCGAACTGACCCGTATAATAAGGCCTTTATTAACCAAAGATCTAGCAGAAGTAATACTTCTCCACCCGTAAGATGGAGAGTAAAAGCGTAGCGGATCCATAGGGTTCGAATTGCGATAATACCTGCCCTTGAAAACCCGAGCAAACAATGTATCCGGGGCCTCAATCAGCATCCACAATTGTTTTGCCAGCAATGCCGTATTGAAGGCATCAACGTTCCTGAAACCCAAACCCCCCAACTACTTACTGAAGCAGAGTTTATCCCAAGCTAACCAGTGCAACCCCCCAGACGTTATTGTTTTTGGAATCCggaaacaagacatcacaaaagtGGGAACCGCCGTGGCAATGGACTTGATCATCACCTCTTTTCCCCCTTTGGAGAGAAGTTTCGTCGACCAACCCGTCGTGCGACCCTGAAGGCGGTcccgaacaaaagagaaaacttttGTCTTGGACCCTCCCAGACTCTCCGGTAGCCCGAGGTAAGATCCCATCCCACCCATATTCGAAATCCCCAAAACCCCCTGCATCTCTGACCGCACAGTGTCATCCACCTTATGACCAAATTGAACCGAAGATTTGGCAAAATTTATTTGCTGACCCGATACAGCCTCA
The Camelina sativa cultivar DH55 chromosome 6, Cs, whole genome shotgun sequence genome window above contains:
- the LOC104790696 gene encoding uncharacterized protein LOC104790696, which codes for MSHLRQQLYNQGHFGIFLQTLLNLDSFIVLVGTIEIEVVLFSSLNYKGKRVYNLGMGSRDQKVKWSWSSALIGAVSATAAASLLSAKPKDPKFHLISIDLTSLKFNLPILDAELMLTVHVTNPNIAPIHFSSTTMTILYDGTVLGSAEVKAGSQPARSCQLLRLPARLNGMELAQHARQFFSDVAKREMKLEAKLTIEGAAKVMWWDHSFRVHVDSFVTVDPVFLDVIGQENKSQMDLFLT
- the LOC104790697 gene encoding uncharacterized protein LOC104790697 produces the protein MRRRNVKDHRMVILLYVILQQDTATTNLCHILSFLFNLVYYFYFSLLFESKSLKLLFYIHNTHVENLYCRKESSRMKNTHLPEESKEPTSPRSSQRDHVLVEKQSKTATKTCLPETTVLSGRERLKRHRDEVAGKVPIPDSWGKEGLLMGWMDFSAFDAAFTSSQIVSARAALMADAGDDAGARGSRPQRLRVESSC